From Pseudodesulfovibrio nedwellii:
AGAAATTCGCCCCGGTCCACCGATATTGGGCATTGGTAGGCAACGGTGCCAACTGCGTTGCGGCTCAGGAAGTGCGCATCAAGCTCTCTGAACTATGCTACAAGTCCATCCCCTGCGATGTGACCGAAGACAAAAAGCATATCGATCTGTCCACCGAGCCACTGACCCTAGTCATGGCTTCCGACCTGCCTGAAATGGTCGCCATGGACACAGTCAAGGAAACCACCATATTCAAAGCACACAACGGGTCACCCATTGTATTCTGTGCCGAAGACGAGACCCGATTTGACGGCATTGCCGAAGCCACCATCAAGGTGCCACGTGTCGGCGGCGGTCTGGACTTCGTGCTGGAAACCGTGGCTGGACACTGGTGGGGTGTCATGGCGGCCAAAGCAATCGATGCCCATGCCGAACCGTTCCGTAAAGCACGGATTGTTCTCGGCGAAATGATCGCAGATCCCAATAAATGGGACCGCAAAACCCTGCTCGTCCAGCTCAACAAATGCATTGACCGTATCGCATCCGGTGCCACGGATTCGGCTCTGCCTGCCCGTGTGACCGCAGGACTCGCCAACTATATGCTCTGGCTCGTCAATCAGTCCGCCGACATCCTCGTGTCAGAAGCACGACTGACAGACATCCTGACCGTGCTGAACAAAGCCATCGAAGAAATGACCCGCCCCATCGACACCATCCGTCACCAGGCCAAAACTGTCACGGTTGGTATCAGCAGGCCTCAAGGATAGCACCTGTATAGATGAGTAATAAAATTGTTAAGTAAGGCCGCTTCTGGTGATCACGTTAAGTGCTCTCACCAAAAGCGGCTTTTCTTATTACCGATCAGAAAAACAAATAGAGTCACATTCGTGTAGCTGTAATGATGGGCCGCACTTTATCAATCTGAAAAGATAGAACATCTACGAAATCTTAGATCCTTATTACAATAGCACTTGCATTTGATAATGAAAGTCGATATCAATTGCTTGTCGCGAGTCATTAAGCCCTCAAAGAAGGGAGTAGAAAATGGCAAAAGCGGTATTTAACGATAAAAAAAATGGAGTTACCATGACATTCAGAACCAGTATCAACAGCAATGGCAATCCGAAAGATTTCCTAAAGCGTGGACTCAAGTCAATGTTCCCTAATTACGAAGAAGAAAAAAAAAATCCGCCCGTAGAGACTGACGAAACCAAAAGAATTAAAGAATCGTCCTAAGGAATACACGGAACGGGAATAAGCATGAAGGGATTCCCACAGCTAAGAGGTGAGCATTAATAATCAAGACAAAAAGCTCGCTTGCATCGCTGAACACCATGTAGAGCAGGCATTTTTGAGGACAAAGGATTCGGGTACACTTTCTGAACCAAATACGATAAAACTGAGCCATACTAACGACACAGGGTTCAGCCATTGTGCCCACCAAGTAAACGTCCTTTGACTATTCGCGCCACGCGCTCTCTCTGGGAGAACTTTCATGCAAATATCCGTGACCACGCCGGCTCTACTTTTCCCGGCCATATCGCTTTTCATGCTCGCTTTTACCAACCGCTTCCTGTCATTAGGAAGCCGTATCCGCAACCTGCATGATCAATATAGGGATTCAAAAGATGACTCCATTCGTGAACAGATCGAGAACCTGCGGGTACGAGTTCACATGATCCGCCACATGCAGGGCTTCGGAGTCATGTCCATGCTTGCCTGCATATTTTCCATGGTTTCCATTTTTCAAGACTGGATGCTCGCAGGACAATTCCTTTTTGGTACCAGTCTACTTTTTCTCATCATTTCACTTATCATCTCTTTTCTGGAAATCCGCATTTCCATAGAAGCCCTAAATATTTTGCTCAAAGATATGGAGCAGAAATAGCGCAAAAAAAAGCCCCGGAAACAACTCCGGGGCCTTTGAAATTTCTAAAAACTGACGCTAAATATACAACGTCTTAAAATTCTGTTCTACATCAGGGAACTTTTTGAAATCCTTGTATTCACGCGCAGCCTTCGCCATATAAGAAACCATCTGCTTCACAAGCCTGTCACGCTTGACCTTTCGATTCCATGACCGGACCTCACAGTTACCGTTGGTTTCCAATGCCAATGACCAAGCCATTTCGGTATTCTTCTTGATTACCTCTGTTCCACCCTTGACATCCAACGTCAATATGACTTGAACAAATGTGTCGCGGTGCAAATCCACGGCCTTGTTGATAGTGGAAATTTCGGCCTTGGTAAGCCGCAAATTTTCCAACCCGACTGATCCCCTGACAGAAACCAAACCGGATAATCCACTGCCGGGTACCTGCATCCGGGTAAGAAGCCCCACCTTAAAAACAACTACTCCGATAAGTAGCACGAAAAAGACCGTGATCGAACCAACAACAAAAGGCCTTCGTGCCTGAGAACTCTTGGAAGCCATCACAATACCGCCTAAAAAACCAATATTCCCGGATAGAAAGAATGTGGAAAACATATTCCAACAGAAATTATTTAAATCATTTTGATATACTTTGCAAATGATATCTCTGCCCCCCTTCAGTGACAGCGTATCAACCTCGTTCATGAACTATACACATAAGAGGGAAACGTATGCCAACGCTTGAAGATGTATGCAGATGGTCATTTATCTACGCCAAAGTGAAAGCTATTGTATGTTATTGACTGATGCGGTAAAATCACCCGCATAATGGTGAACAAAAACAATACAGAATACAGAATCCCCGTAAGCCAACTCAGGCCAGGGGTTTTCATCAGACTGGAAAAAACAAACTGGTTTGATCATCCTTTTTTGTTCAGCAACTTCAAAATCAAAGACCAAAAACAAGTCGCGCTCATCCGAAAACTGGGAATCTCCCATGTGATCTGCATCCCGGAAAAGAGCGACGTTCTGCCCCTCAAACCGACTGAGAAGACTCCTCCGCAACCTGATATTGATAAAGAACTCTCTCAGGAAGTCATCGACCACCTGTGGGAAATTAAAAATGAACGGACAGTCCGTCTTCGACAAAAAAAAGAACACATCGCGCTGTGTGAAAAACGCTTCGCTGTCTGCATCAAGGCTTTCAACTCCATCCTCAAGGGCGTTCTCGGCGGCAACATCCAATCCCTGCAAGAATCTATTGGATTTGTGGACAGGTTAACCGATTATTTCCTGAACGATCGAGAATCCACGCTGCACTTGATGCACGTCATGAGTAAGGAAGAGGCTACTTACTCCCACCCCATGAATGTCGCTGTACTCGCCATGATCGTGGGCAAAGAAGCCGGGGTGACCGAAGGCGAAATGACCGCTCTCGGCCTGGGCGCACTCTTCCACGATATCGGCAAGGACCGCATCCCAAAAAAAATCTTGAAAAAGCGTGGAGAACTGACCCGGCCCGAACAGGAAATAATGGAGCAGCATCCCGCATTCGGGGCAGGATTACTGGCTGATATTGATCTTTTCCCACAAGGTGTTGTGACTATAGTGGCCCAGCATCACGAATGTATGGACGGTTCAGGATACCCTGAGGGACTTCACGGGAATGACATTGACAGACTCGCCCGTATCGTGGCTATCGCAGACGCTTACGATAACCATTGCAACCATGCCAACCCCATGAACTCCATGACTCCGTACCTTGCCCTGTCCTACATGTTTGGTCACCAAAAACACATTTATGATGTGGAGCACCTGGCCCTGTTCATCCGCTGTCTGGGCGTATACCCACCGGGCACAGTCGTCGAGTTGTCAAA
This genomic window contains:
- a CDS encoding DUF2721 domain-containing protein — protein: MQISVTTPALLFPAISLFMLAFTNRFLSLGSRIRNLHDQYRDSKDDSIREQIENLRVRVHMIRHMQGFGVMSMLACIFSMVSIFQDWMLAGQFLFGTSLLFLIISLIISFLEIRISIEALNILLKDMEQK
- a CDS encoding HD-GYP domain-containing protein, with the translated sequence MVNKNNTEYRIPVSQLRPGVFIRLEKTNWFDHPFLFSNFKIKDQKQVALIRKLGISHVICIPEKSDVLPLKPTEKTPPQPDIDKELSQEVIDHLWEIKNERTVRLRQKKEHIALCEKRFAVCIKAFNSILKGVLGGNIQSLQESIGFVDRLTDYFLNDRESTLHLMHVMSKEEATYSHPMNVAVLAMIVGKEAGVTEGEMTALGLGALFHDIGKDRIPKKILKKRGELTRPEQEIMEQHPAFGAGLLADIDLFPQGVVTIVAQHHECMDGSGYPEGLHGNDIDRLARIVAIADAYDNHCNHANPMNSMTPYLALSYMFGHQKHIYDVEHLALFIRCLGVYPPGTVVELSNGDIGMVMAVNPKNQLNPSVMLYDPDVPKKEALIVDLADEPDLKVEKSIRLAQLSQEAHDYLSPRAKITYYVDPTQ